One region of Chlamydia psittaci 6BC genomic DNA includes:
- the tgt gene encoding tRNA guanosine(34) transglycosylase Tgt, with the protein MALKFHVLHQSKKSRARVGRIETAHGTIDTPAFVPVATNGALKGVVDHSNIQLMFCNTYHLLVHPGIEAIAAMGGLHKFIHRNAPIITDSGGFQIFSLAYGSVAEEIKSCGKKKGSSSILEVTDEGVWFKSYRDGSKLFLSPEVSVQAQKDLGADIIIPLDELLPFHSDTTYFLSSCARTYVWEKRSLDYHKKDPRHQSMYGVIHGGIDPQQRKIGCKFVEDHPFDGFAIGGSLGRNLNEMVPTVDITTSYLSKDRPVHLLGIGDLPSIQATIGFGIDSFDSSYPTKAARHGLILSSQGPIKIANQAYTNDLSPIDPECTCLTCTSKISRAYLRHLFKVHEPNAGIWASIHNLHYMQEFMKNIRKQILNDEI; encoded by the coding sequence GTGGCATTAAAATTTCATGTCCTCCATCAATCTAAAAAATCACGAGCACGTGTAGGCAGAATAGAAACTGCTCATGGAACTATAGATACCCCAGCTTTTGTTCCTGTAGCGACAAATGGCGCCCTGAAAGGTGTTGTAGACCACAGCAATATCCAGTTAATGTTTTGCAATACCTACCACCTTCTGGTCCACCCCGGCATAGAAGCTATCGCCGCTATGGGAGGCCTGCATAAATTTATTCATAGAAATGCCCCCATCATCACAGATTCCGGAGGATTTCAAATCTTTAGCCTTGCTTATGGCTCCGTTGCCGAAGAAATCAAAAGCTGCGGGAAAAAAAAGGGCTCGTCATCCATCTTAGAAGTCACTGATGAGGGAGTTTGGTTTAAGTCCTACCGAGATGGCAGCAAGCTCTTCTTATCCCCAGAGGTTTCTGTACAAGCACAAAAAGACCTGGGTGCCGACATTATCATTCCTCTAGATGAGCTTTTACCCTTTCACTCCGATACAACATATTTCCTATCATCATGTGCACGCACCTACGTATGGGAAAAACGCTCCTTAGATTACCATAAAAAAGACCCTAGACATCAATCTATGTATGGTGTGATTCACGGAGGTATAGATCCCCAACAAAGAAAAATTGGCTGTAAATTTGTTGAAGATCATCCTTTTGACGGATTTGCCATTGGAGGAAGCTTAGGAAGAAACCTCAACGAAATGGTCCCTACTGTTGATATAACAACTTCTTACTTATCTAAAGACCGTCCCGTACATCTCTTAGGTATAGGAGACCTTCCCTCTATACAGGCAACTATTGGTTTTGGTATAGATTCTTTCGATAGTTCCTATCCAACTAAAGCCGCACGACACGGATTAATCCTATCTTCTCAAGGCCCGATCAAAATCGCCAACCAGGCTTATACTAACGATCTCTCCCCCATAGATCCAGAGTGCACATGCCTAACATGTACCTCCAAGATCTCTAGAGCCTATCTACGACACCTTTTCAAAGTTCATGAGCCTAATGCAGGAATTTGGGCATCCATCCACAATCTTCACTACATGCAAGAATTTATGAAAAATATCCGCAAACAAATTTTAAATGACGAGATTTAG